The Thunnus maccoyii chromosome 24, fThuMac1.1, whole genome shotgun sequence DNA window TTGAAACTACTGGACTTCTTGCAATGCAATATTTAGAAAATGCAGTATATTCTCTATAAACATGATGCAAGTCTGAAACAAATCATGCCAAACGGCAGAACTTGTTTCTAATTTAGTTTACGGTGTAACAAATTGAGTAGGAAAGGAAATTTAGCAGATAAATGGGGGTAAGCAGGTGCCCTTGCACATGGAGATAATGGTAAATTTAAAGCCACTGTGTGAAGATTTGTTTTGTGATTATGCAgctttcaaattattctgatggcaTAACTTtctgtttgtagaaaaatgaaagGATTCCAGTAAACATTTGTGCAGTCTATGGGTTGATCTGAATCAAGCACTCCCAGATGGTCCAgtaataacagaataaacttcTCTGACTGCTCTCTGATCTTTCTTTGGCAGACTCATCCTGTGCCAGATCTTACTCAGCTCCCGAAGAAACCACCAACAGCCACTTCACATATTACTTCCAGCCGTCCGTGAACAACCAGGAGACCTTGGTCACATCTGCCTACTTTTGGTTCTATGCGGGCGAAGAAGGAGCTGCAGCCAACTTCTCTGCCCAGCTGTTCATCCTCACATCAGCTCAGCAGCTTTCTCAGGCGGCAGAGGCTCCATCAAAGACGAGCTCAGATGGATGGACCACCTACAGCTTGGATCAGAACCTTCTGGCCTCTGTGGCTGAGGGCCCTTTTCTGCTCCAAGTCCGCTGTGCCACCTGCCAATGTCATGCCAACGAATCAGACAAGATACCCTTCCTTTACCTCCATGCACAGCCTCGTGGTCCTGTCCATTCACCCCGCCATGCAGCAGTAACCATACCCTGGTCTCCTTCTGCCATCGACTTGTTCCAGCGTCCCTCCGGGGAGAGACCACAACACAGCGACTGCCACCGAGCAGAAATCGAAATCAGCTTCAAGGAGCTGGGCTGGGACTACTGGATCATCCAACCCAAAGTGCTGACTTTCTACTACTGTCACGGGAACTGCTCGGCCTGGGATCGAACCACCGCCATGCTGGGGATCACACAGTGCTGCGCTCCGGTCCCAGGAACCATGAAGTCCCTGAGGATCACCACAACATCTGATGGCGGGTACTCGTTTAAGTATGAGACCTTGCCCAACATCATACCTGAAGAGTGTACTTGTATCTGAGCATTAAAGGTTAAAGGGCTAGTTCGCCCAAATTACATGTTAAAGTCCATAAATGTACACAGGAAgttatatgttatatttgtCTTGGTATACTCTTTTTACAGttaatgtaacaaaaaacaaaacaaaacaaaaaacaacaacaaaaaaaagttttatactAAGAAGATGTACAATCAAATGGCAACAACCTCCAGTTAAACTTCACAAATAGACAGCAAAAATGGTTTTCTAAGTATCTAATAgttactttttgttttctgggttgTTCACAAAGCTGTATCACCACCATtcacaatttgttttaattttttgcagCTGTTAGTGGCTTCTCCATTTCCTCTGTGTATTGCATTATTGCACAACAGCATCCCTCAATAGCACATCCATAAACCCAGCGTTATTTGAGAGTTGGAAATTAGCAATAGCTACAAACTCTGTGCAGCAACTCTGTATTGGAACTATGTTAAATTGCATCAtccctatcaaataaaataaaaataaatacatatttaatatattgatttgatttctaGGatgttttgtgtaatttttccAGTGTGAAAATGACTACCAACTGTCTTTGCAGCAAGCTCTGTGGATTATACGAGGACATTTtctgtagaaaaacatgttgacatttcagATGCAATGTTTAGTTTCAGAAGTGGATATTTCAAAATCTAACACATACAACCAAAACATTGCATTCCACCAGGGAAAAGTTAGAAAATCTTTGTTACTATGATGTAATATGGAtaaactgaccctttaacaCTGATTTTGAGTTAGCTAATGCcatttatcttgtttgttaagttgttttttgtcatttcttcttAAGTAAAGCTGTATTTTGTCTCCCTCATTGATGTTCTGACTACCACCATTAGAGGGCAGTGTAGGCCTACGTTTAAACTGCTCAACGTTTTCATATTCAGTCTGACTTGTCTTGGTTTTAAGTGATGATGGAAGATATTAAAACATCTGATTCAAATTTCAATAATTATGTTATTACCACAAACATCTCTGTTAaacatgacaacatgacagGGTCCCAATTTTCAATTATTTccacagtgttttcttttaactgattaaatgttttagtCCCTGATTCATGAATCTTTTGTTCcaatttcacatttaatattCTGATTTGTCAGTTATCAGTTCATTGAGTAACAATCAGCAGCTTTGTATACACAGCAACTTCACCActgaaataaaatccaaaagaccaaaacctcccgttcaaatatatttatttactctgAAGACAAAATAATCTCTACAGTTACAAATACTACAAAACTtgcaatagaaaaaaaaaaaaaaaagtataaaccATTGAAGAAGTACCATATTCAAAACGGAATGTCGTACCTAACAAGAAGTAGCAAAAGTGGAAGTGAGATGATTACAAGAATACAgcatcaaacagctctctggcAATCTTAAGTTTCCAGCCAAAGACTATAAAACCAACCAACAGGCTCTAAGAAAGTACAAACTTGGTATGAACACTGAAGCTAAGTCTCAAGACGAAGTGAAGGTTACATCTGTTTACATGGCACCAGGATCTGCCTTCAACAGCCAACTGTCATCGGTTCCTCAGCtgggttgtgtttttttttttttgtttttttttttttttcttcctttcttttccagGATGCATAAAAGCATCCATGTTTGAACACAGAGGAGGCGAAGTGCATGTCAAGGATGGAAAATATGTCTCACCGAAGAAGAATGTAAATTTGAAAAGACGTGGATGGAATTTCATTGTTGACAGTAGCCCAAAAGACAGATGTTTCCAGCTGGTTagcaaaaaccacaaaaagagaaattattTTTGAACTTTATGCAATGACGAACATTCTGAATCATTTTTTATAGCACATTATTTAGGGAAGAGGAGGGTTTACTGGCATCCAAGTGCGCAAATTTCTGCAATCATCTGAAATAGGTGGCATTTGTGAAGCCAACACTTCCCTCTGAACAAAAGGTAACTAATCTAGAGCTTTGGTCAAGTCAAAAGTAAAGCATACTAGTAAAATAAATGGaatatttcaaatgaattgattgTACAAAAAATGATTCTTGGAAATTCCTTGAAGCATTTCCTGTTGATAAAGAATTCAAGCATTTCCCAGGTAAACAATTTTGGCCG harbors:
- the inha gene encoding inhibin alpha chain; the protein is MVACALFILGSLWIHSLAQACCGEELSREVVLSWFRERVLEGLGLEEPPVDTVQGLDRDMAGPEERHAPRRTPRTSRTAWVNHHTSPNQETFQIILFPSSDSSCARSYSAPEETTNSHFTYYFQPSVNNQETLVTSAYFWFYAGEEGAAANFSAQLFILTSAQQLSQAAEAPSKTSSDGWTTYSLDQNLLASVAEGPFLLQVRCATCQCHANESDKIPFLYLHAQPRGPVHSPRHAAVTIPWSPSAIDLFQRPSGERPQHSDCHRAEIEISFKELGWDYWIIQPKVLTFYYCHGNCSAWDRTTAMLGITQCCAPVPGTMKSLRITTTSDGGYSFKYETLPNIIPEECTCI